A window from Chitinivibrionales bacterium encodes these proteins:
- a CDS encoding AgmX/PglI C-terminal domain-containing protein codes for MKYKVLIKKCVDPERAAKIADEVAKWSGSSATVVAAALMQKTVCVKKEADETEAMKLKQQFEAVGAEMELEKLAVAAAPPPPPPPPPSLSGDGDDYDEDEEEQGRVLNEAEYTAQLAQRSDIFKVEKDSRLRNLEIVSMIFGIIFGVWLSTREIVKVATDFFEKIPEERVAKLVKELPETLVEKKEDKKKEEIKSDKKKLKKTSKKGAGGRTGGGGDPRARVTKKGVLGIISGQIKGKTVASADVFGKGGFASGIDAILQGVGGLKAGGSGGVGRKGAAGIGYGAGYGSGFGGGGGGIDDLVGSLMGGEGGDLGLKKRGALKISAPKFVKGGAMTGGRSMASIRRVVMQNLAALRYAYNKRLREKPGLKGKITVKFAIDEFGKVIFCKVVGTTINDPTLENTIVSKVKRWAFGKIDKPGDVTEVVYPFVFSQ; via the coding sequence GTGAAGTACAAGGTTCTAATAAAAAAATGTGTAGATCCTGAACGGGCTGCAAAAATTGCCGATGAAGTTGCCAAATGGTCCGGGAGTAGTGCTACAGTTGTGGCTGCCGCTTTAATGCAGAAAACTGTATGTGTAAAGAAGGAAGCCGATGAAACCGAGGCCATGAAATTGAAGCAACAATTCGAGGCAGTTGGAGCAGAAATGGAGCTTGAGAAGCTTGCGGTAGCTGCTGCGCCCCCCCCACCTCCACCTCCTCCGCCGTCATTATCAGGTGACGGTGACGACTATGATGAGGATGAGGAGGAACAGGGAAGGGTTCTAAACGAAGCCGAATATACTGCACAGCTTGCTCAACGTAGTGATATATTCAAAGTAGAAAAAGACAGTCGATTAAGAAATCTTGAGATTGTCAGTATGATTTTCGGCATAATTTTCGGTGTCTGGCTGAGCACTCGTGAGATTGTCAAAGTGGCAACCGACTTTTTCGAGAAAATTCCGGAGGAGCGAGTAGCCAAGCTTGTTAAAGAATTGCCGGAAACGCTTGTCGAGAAGAAAGAAGACAAGAAAAAAGAAGAGATTAAATCAGACAAGAAGAAGCTCAAGAAGACCAGTAAAAAGGGCGCTGGCGGTCGTACGGGTGGTGGAGGAGATCCTCGTGCCCGGGTTACCAAGAAAGGCGTTCTGGGTATTATCTCCGGACAGATAAAAGGAAAAACAGTTGCTTCAGCCGATGTGTTCGGTAAAGGTGGCTTTGCATCCGGGATCGATGCTATTCTTCAGGGTGTCGGCGGTCTGAAGGCCGGCGGTAGTGGTGGTGTCGGAAGAAAAGGCGCTGCCGGTATTGGATATGGAGCAGGATATGGAAGTGGATTCGGCGGCGGTGGCGGCGGAATCGACGATCTGGTTGGAAGCCTGATGGGTGGCGAAGGCGGCGATCTCGGTTTGAAAAAACGGGGAGCGCTCAAAATCTCCGCACCCAAATTTGTCAAGGGTGGAGCTATGACCGGCGGCAGAAGCATGGCGAGCATCAGACGAGTCGTTATGCAGAACCTTGCCGCACTCCGATATGCCTATAACAAAAGACTTAGAGAAAAACCTGGACTTAAAGGTAAGATAACTGTAAAATTTGCTATAGACGAGTTTGGAAAAGTTATCTTCTGTAAGGTCGTCGGAACAACAATAAACGATCCTACACTGGAGAATACGATTGTTTCAAAAGTTAAAAGGTGGGCGTTTGGAAAAATCGATAAACCAGGTGATGTTACTGAAGTCGTCTATCCATTTGTTTTCTCTCAATGA